In Micromonospora sp. NBC_01813, the following are encoded in one genomic region:
- a CDS encoding carbohydrate ABC transporter permease, producing MSVTVARRLALQALLTILGLAVLVPFGWMLVSSVKLDSQVLTVPIQWIPQEFHWDNYTRIWDRIPLATYLYNSMFLSVTITFLQVLTGSFAAYGFAKINFPGRDVLFLAYIATIAVPWQAYMVPQYIIMERLGLVNTHLSLILLQAFGAFGVFLMRQYYLTIPDELTEAARIDGLSEYGIWARIVLPLSKPALASLALLTFVNTWNDYMGPFIYLNSNDLWTVQIGLRTFIGLYEAEYAMIMTGSVLSILPILVVFLLGQRYFVQGIATSGLK from the coding sequence ATGAGCGTCACCGTCGCCCGACGGCTCGCCCTCCAAGCCCTGCTCACCATCCTCGGCCTGGCCGTCCTGGTGCCGTTCGGCTGGATGCTGGTCTCCTCGGTCAAGCTGGACTCGCAGGTCCTGACGGTGCCGATCCAGTGGATCCCGCAGGAGTTCCACTGGGACAACTACACCCGGATCTGGGACCGGATCCCACTGGCCACCTACCTGTACAACTCGATGTTCCTCAGCGTCACCATCACGTTCCTGCAGGTACTCACCGGCAGCTTCGCGGCGTACGGCTTCGCGAAGATCAACTTCCCGGGTCGGGACGTGCTCTTCCTCGCCTACATCGCCACCATCGCCGTGCCCTGGCAGGCGTACATGGTGCCGCAGTACATCATCATGGAACGGCTCGGCCTGGTGAACACCCACCTGTCGCTGATCCTGCTGCAGGCGTTCGGTGCCTTCGGGGTGTTCCTGATGCGCCAGTACTACCTGACCATCCCCGACGAGCTGACCGAGGCCGCCCGCATCGACGGCCTCAGCGAGTACGGGATCTGGGCCCGCATCGTCCTACCGTTGTCGAAACCGGCACTGGCCAGCCTGGCGCTGCTCACCTTCGTCAACACCTGGAACGACTACATGGGACCGTTCATCTATCTCAACAGCAACGACCTCTGGACCGTACAGATCGGCCTGCGGACCTTCATCGGCCTCTACGAAGCCGAGTACGCCATGATCATGACCGGTTCGGTGCTGTCGATCCTGCCGATCCTGGTCGTCTTCCTGCTCGGGCAGCGCTACTTCGTGCAGGGCATCGCCACCAGCGGGTTGAAGTGA
- a CDS encoding carbohydrate ABC transporter permease, with translation MATPTALDTVRATATGGTPPPVAGRTARRLRRRNTLAGWSFILPNFIGFAALTLVPVVASLALAFMQWNSYSTPEWVGLDNFRRMLASETFWTALYNTTYYALGHIPLTMVAALGFAVLLNRKLRGVQFFRTALFFPYITALVAVAVVWNMLFNPDAGPVNQLLRAIGVDNPPGWTTSTTWAMPAVIITSVWRDMGYYMVLYLAGLQTIPAELYEAARTDGASAWQRFWHITVPSLRPTTFFVLIMLTISSFKVFDLIQVMTEGGPGRSTLVLSQLIFREGITEGRFGYSSAIAMVLFVIVLLVTVIQFRLQQRSER, from the coding sequence ATGGCCACCCCTACCGCTCTCGACACCGTACGTGCGACGGCCACCGGCGGCACCCCGCCGCCGGTGGCCGGCCGCACCGCCCGCCGGCTGCGCCGGCGCAACACCCTGGCCGGCTGGAGCTTCATCCTGCCGAACTTCATCGGCTTCGCCGCGCTCACCCTGGTGCCCGTCGTCGCCTCCCTGGCGCTCGCCTTCATGCAGTGGAACTCGTACAGCACCCCCGAGTGGGTGGGGCTGGACAACTTCCGCCGGATGCTGGCCAGCGAAACCTTCTGGACCGCGCTGTACAACACCACCTACTACGCGCTCGGTCACATCCCGTTGACGATGGTCGCCGCCCTCGGGTTCGCCGTACTGCTCAACCGGAAACTACGCGGGGTCCAGTTCTTCCGTACGGCGTTGTTCTTCCCCTACATCACCGCGTTGGTCGCCGTCGCGGTGGTGTGGAACATGCTGTTCAACCCGGACGCCGGCCCGGTCAACCAGCTGCTGCGGGCGATCGGCGTCGACAACCCGCCAGGTTGGACCACCTCCACGACCTGGGCGATGCCGGCGGTGATCATCACCAGCGTCTGGCGGGACATGGGCTACTACATGGTGCTCTACCTGGCCGGGCTGCAGACCATCCCGGCCGAGCTGTACGAGGCGGCCCGCACCGACGGCGCCTCGGCCTGGCAGCGGTTCTGGCACATCACCGTGCCGTCGCTGCGACCCACTACCTTCTTCGTCCTCATCATGCTGACCATCTCCAGCTTCAAGGTGTTCGACCTGATCCAGGTGATGACCGAGGGCGGTCCGGGTCGTTCCACGCTGGTGCTGTCCCAGCTGATCTTCCGCGAAGGCATCACCGAGGGCCGGTTCGGCTACTCGTCGGCGATCGCCATGGTGCTGTTCGTCATCGTGCTGCTGGTCACGGTGATCCAGTTCCGGCTCCAGCAGAGGAGTGAGCGATGA
- a CDS encoding ABC transporter substrate-binding protein, with protein MNRRLAAGLAAATALALAVTGCGGGDDPAVGSDGREILTVALWNYENTPEFKTLIEAFEAAHPDIDVEPVDILADDYAEKVTTMLAGGDRTDVLTMKNVTDYSRYALRGQLASVADEAGTLDQSKYLSLEPFNLDGDYFALPYRQDFWVLYYNKTLLADSGADLANLTWAEYADLAKELTSGSGQDTVYGTYHHTWRSIIHSTAAAQTGGDLVGGDYGFIKDRYDMVLDLQTAGATMPWATASTQKVQYHTMFATEKAAMLPMGTWYAARLIEEKKAGTTTVDWGIAPLPQVAEGGPVTTFGSPTAFAVNNKARNAEAARTFVAWAAGPDGAAAIAKIGVFPAYSDETITETYFGVEGMTNDEVAQKAFQPDEVVLEMPVDERSSDVDTILTEEHELIMIGERTVDAGLAEMAERVNSEVD; from the coding sequence ATGAACAGACGTCTCGCCGCCGGACTGGCCGCCGCCACCGCGCTGGCCCTCGCCGTCACCGGATGCGGAGGCGGCGACGACCCGGCCGTCGGCTCCGACGGCCGGGAGATCCTGACCGTCGCCCTGTGGAACTACGAGAACACGCCCGAGTTCAAGACGTTGATCGAGGCCTTCGAGGCCGCGCACCCCGACATCGACGTCGAGCCGGTCGACATCCTGGCCGACGACTACGCCGAGAAGGTCACCACCATGCTGGCCGGCGGGGACCGCACCGACGTGCTGACCATGAAGAACGTCACCGACTACTCCCGGTACGCGCTGCGTGGGCAGTTGGCGTCGGTCGCCGACGAAGCGGGCACACTCGACCAGAGCAAGTACCTCAGCCTGGAGCCGTTCAACCTCGACGGTGACTACTTCGCGCTGCCGTACCGGCAGGATTTCTGGGTTTTGTACTACAACAAGACGCTGCTGGCCGACTCCGGCGCCGACCTCGCCAACCTCACCTGGGCCGAGTACGCCGACCTGGCCAAGGAGTTGACCAGCGGCAGCGGCCAGGACACCGTCTACGGCACCTACCACCACACCTGGCGGTCGATCATCCACTCGACGGCGGCCGCGCAGACCGGCGGTGACCTGGTCGGCGGCGACTACGGGTTCATCAAGGACCGGTACGACATGGTGCTCGACCTGCAGACCGCCGGCGCCACCATGCCGTGGGCGACCGCCTCGACGCAGAAGGTCCAGTACCACACGATGTTCGCCACCGAGAAGGCCGCGATGCTGCCGATGGGCACCTGGTACGCCGCCCGGCTGATCGAGGAGAAGAAGGCCGGCACCACCACCGTCGACTGGGGCATCGCCCCGTTGCCGCAGGTCGCCGAGGGCGGCCCGGTGACCACCTTCGGCTCGCCGACCGCGTTCGCGGTCAACAACAAGGCCCGCAACGCCGAAGCCGCCCGTACCTTCGTGGCCTGGGCCGCCGGCCCGGACGGTGCGGCGGCGATCGCCAAGATCGGCGTCTTCCCGGCGTACTCCGACGAGACGATCACCGAGACCTACTTCGGGGTCGAGGGCATGACCAACGACGAGGTCGCCCAGAAGGCGTTCCAGCCGGACGAGGTGGTCCTGGAGATGCCGGTCGACGAGCGGTCCTCCGACGTCGACACCATCCTCACCGAGGAACACGAGCTGATCATGATCGGCGAGCGGACCGTCGACGCCGGACTCGCCGAGATGGCCGAGCGGGTCAACTCCGAGGTCGACTGA
- a CDS encoding hydroxyacid dehydrogenase, whose amino-acid sequence MTVQTRPQALVVMDRDTYRAHFDEARLARLGGLVATADPVWADELDSPAVRARLAGVEVLVTSWGAPRLTARRLAAAPALRAVFHAAGSVRPLVSDEIWRRGIRVSTAADANAIPVAEYTLAAIIFAGKKVPFIAADPDRAYQGWSHHHGHGDLSNYRRTIGVVGFSRIGRRVVELIGFLDSAQCLVADPHADPAEVASAGGTLVDLPELLARSEILTLHAPELPSTYRMIGAAELALLPDHATVINTARGSLVDSAALAAQCRSGRLFAILDVTDPEPLPTGAALRDTPNVMVTPHLAGSLGTEIRRLTDHTLDELARWVAAEPLRAEITPEAFALHA is encoded by the coding sequence TTGACGGTTCAGACCAGGCCGCAGGCCCTCGTCGTGATGGACCGGGACACCTACCGTGCCCACTTCGACGAGGCGCGGCTGGCGCGGCTCGGCGGGCTCGTCGCCACGGCCGACCCGGTCTGGGCCGACGAACTCGACTCACCGGCGGTGCGCGCCCGGCTGGCCGGCGTCGAGGTGCTGGTGACGTCCTGGGGTGCGCCGAGGCTCACCGCGCGACGGCTGGCCGCCGCCCCGGCGCTACGTGCCGTGTTCCACGCCGCCGGCAGCGTCCGTCCGCTGGTGAGCGACGAGATCTGGCGGCGCGGCATCCGGGTGAGCACGGCGGCCGACGCCAACGCGATCCCGGTGGCCGAGTACACCCTCGCCGCGATCATCTTCGCCGGCAAGAAGGTGCCGTTCATCGCCGCCGACCCCGACCGGGCGTACCAGGGGTGGAGCCACCACCACGGACACGGCGACCTGTCCAACTACCGCCGCACCATCGGCGTCGTCGGCTTCTCCCGGATCGGCCGCCGGGTGGTGGAGCTGATCGGCTTCCTCGACTCGGCACAGTGCCTGGTCGCCGACCCGCACGCCGACCCGGCCGAGGTCGCCTCGGCCGGCGGAACCCTGGTCGACCTGCCTGAGCTGCTGGCGCGCAGCGAGATCCTGACCCTGCACGCGCCGGAACTGCCGAGCACGTACCGCATGATCGGCGCGGCCGAACTCGCGCTGCTGCCCGACCACGCCACGGTGATCAACACGGCCCGGGGGAGTCTGGTCGACTCGGCGGCGCTCGCCGCCCAGTGCCGCTCCGGTCGACTCTTCGCGATCCTCGACGTCACCGACCCCGAGCCGCTACCCACCGGCGCCGCGCTGCGCGACACCCCGAACGTCATGGTCACCCCGCACCTGGCCGGCTCGCTCGGTACGGAGATCCGCCGGCTGACCGACCACACCCTCGACGAACTCGCCCGGTGGGTCGCCGCCGAGCCGCTGCGCGCCGAGATCACCCCGGAGGCGTTCGCGCTGCACGCCTGA